Proteins from one Dama dama isolate Ldn47 chromosome 12, ASM3311817v1, whole genome shotgun sequence genomic window:
- the PPM1A gene encoding protein phosphatase 1A isoform X2 → MGAFLDKPKMEKHNAQGQGNGLRYGLSSMQGWRVEMEDAHTAVIGLPSGLETWSFFAVYDGHAGSQVAKYCCEHLLDHITNNQDFKGSAGAPSVENVKNGIRTGFLEIDEHMRVMSEKKHGVDRSGSTAVGVLISPQHTYFINCGDSRGLLCRNRKVYFFTQDHKPSNPLEKERIQNAGGSVMIQRVNGSLAVSRALGDFDYKCVHGKGPTEQLVSPEPEVHDIERSEEDDQFIILACDGIWDVMGNEELCDFVRSRLEVTDDLEKVCNEVVDTCLYKGSRDNMSVILICFPNAPKVSPEAVKKEEELDKYLESRVEEIIKKQGEGVPDLVHVMRTLASENIPSLPPGGELASKRNVIEAVYNRLNPYKNDDTDSTSTDDMW, encoded by the exons ATGGGAGCATTTTTAGACAaaccaaagatggaaaaacaTAATGCCCAGGGGCAGGGTAATGGGTTGCGATATGGGCTAAGCAGCATGCAAGGCTGGCGAGTTGAAATGGAGGATGCACATACTGCTGTGATCGGTTTGCCAAGTGGACTTGAAACATGGTCATTCTTTGCTGTATATGATGGGCATGCTGGTTCTCAGGTTGCCAAATACTGCTGTGAGCATTTGTTAGATCACATCACCAATAACCAGGATTTTAAAGGGTCTGCAGGAGCACCTTCTGTGGAAAATGTAAAGAATGGAATCAGAACAGGTTTCCTGGAGATTGATGAACATATGAGAGTTATGTCAGAGAAGAAACATGGTGTTGATAGAAGTGGGTCAACAGCTGTGGGTGTCTTAATTTCTCCTCAACATACTTACTTCATTAACTGTGGAGACTCAAGAGGTTTACTTTGTAGGAACAGGAAAGTTTACTTCTTCACACAAGATCACAAACCAAGTAATCCGCTGGAAAAAGAACGAATTCAGAATGCAGGTGGTTCTGTAATGATTCAGCGTGTGAATGGCTCTCTGGCTGTGTCGAGGGCCCTTGGGGACTTTGATTACAAATGTGTCCATGGAAAAGGCCCTACAGAGCAGCTTGTTTCACCAGAGCCTGAAGTCCATGATATTGAAAGATCTGAAGAAGATGATCAATTCATTATTCTTgcatgtgatggtatttgggaTGTCATGGGAAATGAAGAGCTCTGTGATTTTGTAAGATCCAGACTTGAAGTCACTGATGACCTTGAGAAAGTTTGCAATGAAGTAGTCGACACCTGTTTGTATAAG GGAAGTCGAGACAACATGAGTGTGATATTGATCTGTTTTCCAAATGCACCCAAAGTATCGCCAGAAGCAGtgaagaaggaggaagagttGGACAAATACCTGGAAAGCAGAGTAGAAG AAATCATAAAGAAGCAGGGGGAAGGCGTCCCTGACTTAGTCCATGTGATGCGCACATTAGCGAGTGAGAACATACCCAGCCTCCCACCAGGGGGTGAACTGGCGAGCAA GCGGAATGTAATTGAAGCCGTTTACAATAGACTGAATCCGTACAAAAATGATGACACC GACTCTACATCAACTGATGACATGTGGTAA
- the PPM1A gene encoding protein phosphatase 1A isoform X1, which translates to MRDLENQDIMGAFLDKPKMEKHNAQGQGNGLRYGLSSMQGWRVEMEDAHTAVIGLPSGLETWSFFAVYDGHAGSQVAKYCCEHLLDHITNNQDFKGSAGAPSVENVKNGIRTGFLEIDEHMRVMSEKKHGVDRSGSTAVGVLISPQHTYFINCGDSRGLLCRNRKVYFFTQDHKPSNPLEKERIQNAGGSVMIQRVNGSLAVSRALGDFDYKCVHGKGPTEQLVSPEPEVHDIERSEEDDQFIILACDGIWDVMGNEELCDFVRSRLEVTDDLEKVCNEVVDTCLYKGSRDNMSVILICFPNAPKVSPEAVKKEEELDKYLESRVEEIIKKQGEGVPDLVHVMRTLASENIPSLPPGGELASKRNVIEAVYNRLNPYKNDDTDSTSTDDMW; encoded by the exons ACCTAGAGAATCAAGACATAATGGGAGCATTTTTAGACAaaccaaagatggaaaaacaTAATGCCCAGGGGCAGGGTAATGGGTTGCGATATGGGCTAAGCAGCATGCAAGGCTGGCGAGTTGAAATGGAGGATGCACATACTGCTGTGATCGGTTTGCCAAGTGGACTTGAAACATGGTCATTCTTTGCTGTATATGATGGGCATGCTGGTTCTCAGGTTGCCAAATACTGCTGTGAGCATTTGTTAGATCACATCACCAATAACCAGGATTTTAAAGGGTCTGCAGGAGCACCTTCTGTGGAAAATGTAAAGAATGGAATCAGAACAGGTTTCCTGGAGATTGATGAACATATGAGAGTTATGTCAGAGAAGAAACATGGTGTTGATAGAAGTGGGTCAACAGCTGTGGGTGTCTTAATTTCTCCTCAACATACTTACTTCATTAACTGTGGAGACTCAAGAGGTTTACTTTGTAGGAACAGGAAAGTTTACTTCTTCACACAAGATCACAAACCAAGTAATCCGCTGGAAAAAGAACGAATTCAGAATGCAGGTGGTTCTGTAATGATTCAGCGTGTGAATGGCTCTCTGGCTGTGTCGAGGGCCCTTGGGGACTTTGATTACAAATGTGTCCATGGAAAAGGCCCTACAGAGCAGCTTGTTTCACCAGAGCCTGAAGTCCATGATATTGAAAGATCTGAAGAAGATGATCAATTCATTATTCTTgcatgtgatggtatttgggaTGTCATGGGAAATGAAGAGCTCTGTGATTTTGTAAGATCCAGACTTGAAGTCACTGATGACCTTGAGAAAGTTTGCAATGAAGTAGTCGACACCTGTTTGTATAAG GGAAGTCGAGACAACATGAGTGTGATATTGATCTGTTTTCCAAATGCACCCAAAGTATCGCCAGAAGCAGtgaagaaggaggaagagttGGACAAATACCTGGAAAGCAGAGTAGAAG AAATCATAAAGAAGCAGGGGGAAGGCGTCCCTGACTTAGTCCATGTGATGCGCACATTAGCGAGTGAGAACATACCCAGCCTCCCACCAGGGGGTGAACTGGCGAGCAA GCGGAATGTAATTGAAGCCGTTTACAATAGACTGAATCCGTACAAAAATGATGACACC GACTCTACATCAACTGATGACATGTGGTAA